DNA from Nocardioides seonyuensis:
GACGCAGCAACGACCAGCTGACCCTGGTGGCCCCGCGCACCGGCGTGCCGATGCTGCAGTTCCCGATCATCGACGTCGGTCGGGCAGGCATCGACGTCAACAACACCGGGCGCGACGTGTCCGCCCGTGTGGGACGCGGTCTGGCGCACTGGTTCTCCTCGGGCGAGGGCCAGGCAGCCGTCACTGCGGCGGAGTTCCGCCTCCCCGACGCCAAGGCGCTCACCGGCGGAGTGGGCCTCGGTGCTTCCAAGGTGCTGCCTGTCGTCGACCAGAAGACCACCGACAACACCATGCGGGAGTGGCGAGTCCTCGCCGTGCCGTCCAGCATCCTGGCGCTGGTCGACCTGTCCGGCTCCATGAAGCAGCAGATCGGCAACATCTCCCGCGTGCAGCTGGCCACGAACGCGGCGCTGCTCGCGCTCGACAACCTGCCTGCCAACGCCCGGATCGGGACGTGGGGCTTCTCCAAGAACCGTGGTGAGAACAACGCCGCGTGGGAGGAGTTCGTCCCGATGCGCCCGCTGAACGAAGAGGTCGACGGTGGCCTCCAGCGAGACCTGCTCGCCTCCGACTCCGCAAAGATGGCCAGCCGCGTGCGCGGTGCCACCGCGGTGCTCGACGCGACGCTGGCGGCCTACAAGACGGCACAGGCGGAGTGGGACGCGGCCTGGTTCAACTCGGTGGTCATCTTCACCGACGGGGCGAGCGACGACACCAGCTCGATGAACATCGACGCGCTGGTCAAGCAGCTGGAGAACCTCCGCGACCCGAGCAAGCCCGTCAAGGTCGTCGTCATCGGTATCTCGCAGGACGCCGACACCCCCGAGCTCGCCCAGATCGCGAAGGCGACCGGTGGCCAGAACTACCTGGTGACCGACCCCGACGACATGCTCGGAGTGCTCGCCTCGGCGATGCTCAACCGCTGACACTCGCCGTACGCAACAGGGATGGACTTCCACTCGTCAGAGTGGAAGTCCATCCCTGTTGCCATGTGTCCACGCTGAGGCCCTGATGAAGTTCCACTCGTCGGAGTGGAAGTTCAGCAGGGGACACTCAGCAGGCGGTCAGACCCCGATCGGGTGCCAGACGGTCTTGGTCTCGAGGAACGCGGTCATCCGGTCCAGGTCGGGCTCGGCGAGCCAGTCGGTGCCGGGGGCGGGGCGTCGTACGCGCTTGAGGTTGTCGGCAGCGGCGACCTCGAGGTCTCGCGCCAGCGCGTCGTCGTCGACGCCGGTGAGGTCGATGCCGTTGACGTCCATGTGGGAGGCCAGCCATGGCGCGATCTCGGAGACGGAGCCGGTCAGCACGTTGACGACACCGCCGGGCAGGTCGCTGGTGGCCATCACCTCGCCGAGGGTGATCGCGGTGAGCGGGTGCGCCTCGCTGGCGATGACCACGACGGTGTTGCCGGTGATGATCAGCGGCGCGACGACGCTCACGAGGCCGAGCAGCGGGCCCCGTGGGGCGACCACCGCGACGACCCCGCTGGGCTCGGGCGTGGACAGGTTGAAGAACGGGCCGGCGACTGGGTTGGCGTTGCCGACGACCTGGGTGATCTTGTCGGCCCACCCGGCGTACCAGACGAGGCGGTCGATCGCCGCGTCGACGTAGGTGCGCGCCTTGACCGCGGTCACGCCCTCGCTGGCGCGCAGCTCGGCCTCGAACTGCTCACGGCGGCCTTCGAGCACCTCGGCGATCCGGTAGACGACCTGGCCGCGGTTGTAGGCGGTCCTGCCCGACCAGCCGGGGAACGCCTTGCGTGCGGCCTGTACGGCGTCTCGGGCGTCCTTGCGGGAGGCCTGGGCCGCGTTGGCGAGCAGCCGTCCCTTGGCGTCGTTGACGACGTAGGAGCGGCCCGACTCCGAGCGGGGGAACTGCCCGCCGATGTAGAGCTTGTAGGTCTTCCGGACATCAATGCGTGTCGATGGCATCAGGCGTCGGTTCCCTTCAGGTAGCCCTCGAGGCCGTGGCGGCCGCCCTCGCGTCCGTAGCCGGACTCCTTGTAGCCGCCGAACGGCGAAGTGGGGTCGAACTTGTTGAAGGTGTTGGCCCAGACCACGCCGGCACGGAGCTGGTTGGCGATGGAGAGGATCCTGGATCCCTTGTCGGTCCACACCCCGGCCGAGAGGCCGTAGGGGGTGTTGTTGGCCTTCTCGACGGCTTCGGCCGGCGTCCGGAAGGTGAGCACCGACAGGACGGGCCCGAAGATCTCCTCACGGGCGATCCGGTGGGCCTGGGAGACCCCGGTGAAGAGGGTCGGGGGGAACCAGAACCCCTTGGTGGGCAGGTCGCAGGCGACCTCCCAGCGCTCGGCGCCCTCGGCGTCGCCGACACCGGCGAGCTCGCGGATGCGCTTGAGCTGCTCACCGGAGTTGATGGCGCCGATGTCGGTGTTCTTGTCGAGCGGGTCACCCATCCGCAGGGTCGACATGCGGCGCTTGAGGCGGTCCATGACCTCCTCGGCGACGGACTCCTGCACCAGCAGCCGCGATCCCGCGCAGCACACGTGGCCCTGGTTGAAGAAGATGCCCCCGACGATCCCCTCGACCGCCTGGTCGATGGGGGCGTCGTCGAAGACGATGTTGGCGGCCTTGCCGCCGAGCTCGAGGGTGACCTTCTTGCGGCTGCCGGCCACCGCCTTGGCGATCGCGCGACCGACATCGGTCGAGCCGGTGAAGGCGACCTTGTCGACGTCGTCGTGGGAGACCAGCGCATGACCCGTCGCGCCGGCACCGGTGACGATGTTGACCACGCCGGGGGGCAGGTCGGCCTGCTGGCAGATCTCGGCGAAGAGCAGCGCCGTCAGCGGGGTGGTCTCCGCCGGTTTGAGCACGACGGTGTTGCCGCAGGCCAGCGCCGGGGCGATCTTCCAGGCCAGCAT
Protein-coding regions in this window:
- a CDS encoding substrate-binding domain-containing protein, whose translation is MSHYDSNTPAPEGSAGASAERSGLTQNVPLLVGLALLLVAGVIAFFVLGGEDDGAASDCVAEEVRLTTAPAMEELVKEGVKAFEAEESCLDVKLTVGTVSDVVALLNDPDAEMPELWVPDSPTWKGQLAAAGWAGTPIVDVVAQTPVGLAGGPVAKTPASWAEVLAGGKLSVADPSSNGASALALLAPYAESKQTGRTEQEIKDLTVPVAQSYGEAAGEDGTGAADLQAITASSTQLVPVTEQGYLAARRSNDQLTLVAPRTGVPMLQFPIIDVGRAGIDVNNTGRDVSARVGRGLAHWFSSGEGQAAVTAAEFRLPDAKALTGGVGLGASKVLPVVDQKTTDNTMREWRVLAVPSSILALVDLSGSMKQQIGNISRVQLATNAALLALDNLPANARIGTWGFSKNRGENNAAWEEFVPMRPLNEEVDGGLQRDLLASDSAKMASRVRGATAVLDATLAAYKTAQAEWDAAWFNSVVIFTDGASDDTSSMNIDALVKQLENLRDPSKPVKVVVIGISQDADTPELAQIAKATGGQNYLVTDPDDMLGVLASAMLNR
- a CDS encoding aldehyde dehydrogenase family protein, translated to MANAFEYAPAPESRAVVDIKPSYGLFIDGDFVDGQGQSFKTINPATEEVLSEVAEASESDVDTAVRAARRAYTRVWSRMSGAERGKYLFRIARIMQERAREIAVLESIDNGKPIKEARDFDVPTAAAHFFYYAGWADKLKYSGFGDTPLGVAGQVIPWNFPLLMLAWKIAPALACGNTVVLKPAETTPLTALLFAEICQQADLPPGVVNIVTGAGATGHALVSHDDVDKVAFTGSTDVGRAIAKAVAGSRKKVTLELGGKAANIVFDDAPIDQAVEGIVGGIFFNQGHVCCAGSRLLVQESVAEEVMDRLKRRMSTLRMGDPLDKNTDIGAINSGEQLKRIRELAGVGDAEGAERWEVACDLPTKGFWFPPTLFTGVSQAHRIAREEIFGPVLSVLTFRTPAEAVEKANNTPYGLSAGVWTDKGSRILSIANQLRAGVVWANTFNKFDPTSPFGGYKESGYGREGGRHGLEGYLKGTDA
- a CDS encoding aldehyde dehydrogenase family protein; the protein is MPSTRIDVRKTYKLYIGGQFPRSESGRSYVVNDAKGRLLANAAQASRKDARDAVQAARKAFPGWSGRTAYNRGQVVYRIAEVLEGRREQFEAELRASEGVTAVKARTYVDAAIDRLVWYAGWADKITQVVGNANPVAGPFFNLSTPEPSGVVAVVAPRGPLLGLVSVVAPLIITGNTVVVIASEAHPLTAITLGEVMATSDLPGGVVNVLTGSVSEIAPWLASHMDVNGIDLTGVDDDALARDLEVAAADNLKRVRRPAPGTDWLAEPDLDRMTAFLETKTVWHPIGV